The proteins below are encoded in one region of Telopea speciosissima isolate NSW1024214 ecotype Mountain lineage chromosome 10, Tspe_v1, whole genome shotgun sequence:
- the LOC122644100 gene encoding protein DETOXIFICATION 40-like has translation MGSAVETLCGQAYGASKYEMLRIYLQRSKILLMLTGVPLTLIYIFSKPILILLGQSSRIASAAATFVFGLIPQIFAYAANFPMQKFLQSQSIVGPSAYISTATLLVHLLLSWVVVYKIRLGLLGASLVLSLSWWIIVVAQFIYIVKSERCKRTWTGFTLQAFSGLPNFFKLSAATAVMLCLETWYFQILVLLAGFLPKPQLALDSLSICMTIAGWVFMISVGFNAAASVRVSNELGPGNPKSAAFSAMIVTSISFIIAVILAIVVLALRHFISYAFTSGKIVANAVSELCPLLATNLILNGIQPVLSGVAVGCGWQKFVAYLNVGCYYIVGIPLGTLLGFKFKFGAKGIWCGMIGGTAMQTMILIWVTYRTDWKMEVEKAKKRLDKWKLMEVTPGN, from the exons ATGGGGAGTGCAGTGGAGACCCTGTGTGGGCAAGCCTATGGTGCATCGAAGTATGAAATGCTAAGGATATACCTTCAGAGATCAAAGATCCTTTTGATGCTAACTGGGGTCCCACTCACACTGATCTACATCTTCTCCAAGCCAATCTTGATACTTCTCGGCCAATCATCAAGGATCGCATCGGCCGCTGCCACGTTCGTGTTCGGCTTGATCCCTCAGATCTTCGCATACGCAGCCAACTTTCCCATGCAGAAATTCTTGCAATCACAGAGCATTGTGGGTCCCAGTGCCTACATATCGACGGCTACGCTGCTTGTGCATTTGTTGTTAAGCTGGGTAGTGGTGTACAAGATCAGGCTTGGGTTGTTAGGGGCTTCCTTGGTGCTGAGCCTGTCGTGGTGGATCATAGTGGTGGCCCAGTTCATATACATCGTCAAGAGTGAACGCTGCAAGCGAACCTGGACCGGGTTCACCCTACAAGCTTTCTCCGGGTTGCCCAACTTCTTTAAGCTATCAGCTGCTACGGCGGTGATGCTCTGCTTGGAGACTTGGTATTTTCAGATTCTGGTTTTGCTTGCCGGTTTCCTCCCAAAACCGCAGTTGGCTTTGGATTCTCTTTCTATTTG CATGACGATAGCTGGGTGGGTTTTCATGATCTCGGTTGGATTCAATGCAGCTGCAAG TGTGAGAGTGAGCAATGAGCTTGGACCAGGAAATCCAAAATCAGCAGCATTCTCAGCGATGATAGTGACTTCAATATCATTCATAATCGCAGTGATCCTGGCTATAGTCGTGTTAGCGCTGCGTCATTTTATTAGTTATGCGTTCACAAGTGGCAAAATTGTTGCCAATGCAGTCTCTGAGCTTTGCCCCTTGTTGGCCACTAATCTCATCCTCAACGGAATCCAACCTGTCTTATCAG GTGTGGCTGTTGGGTGTGGTTGGCAAAAATTTGTGGCGTACCTTAATGTGGGATGCTACTACATTGTTGGGATCCCTTTAGGGACTCTTCTTGGTTTTAAGTTCAAGTTTGGTGCTAAG GGAATATGGTGTGGGATGATAGGAGGGACTGCAATGCAGACCATGATTTTAATATGGGTTACTTATCGAACGGATTGGAAAATGGAA GTGGAGAAAGCCAAGAAACGCTTGGATAAATGGAAATTAATGGAAGTAACACCAGGAAATTAA